A genomic stretch from Phaenicophaeus curvirostris isolate KB17595 unplaced genomic scaffold, BPBGC_Pcur_1.0 scaffold_84, whole genome shotgun sequence includes:
- the LOC138734504 gene encoding serine protease 27-like: MGTPDLLLVLVLVLPAPQSGAHGCRRPHGERGLDAPSQLSRTELACGRPLPQGLVRNVGGEDAGADEWPWQGSLQRRGAHVCGASLVAPQWVLTAAHCFQASRDPRDYSVLLGARELSGAPAGVSVPLRRLVPHEAYAGEATSGDIALAQLARPVAFSRSVLPVCLPGPGLRFPPGTRCVATGWGDVQEGEDLPSPRRLQKLEVPLLAQSTCRRLYGLDMGPGLPPRRIQDDMICAGYADGRKDTCKGDSGGPLVCRWGPRWVVAGVVSWGEGCAVPNRPGVYTRVSAYARWIRRRAPRAAFLPPPGP; this comes from the exons ATGGGGACCCCCgacctcctcctcgtcctcgtcctcgtcctccctgccccacagagcggGGCCCACGGCTGCCGCCGGCCCCACGGGGAGCGAGGCCTAG atgctccctcccagctctccaggACGGAACTAG cctgcggccgccccctcccccaggGCCTGGTGCGGAACGTGGGGGGCGAGGACGCGGGGGCCGACGAGTGGCCCTGGCAGGGCAGCCTCCAGCGCCGCGGGGCCCACGTCTGCGGGGCCTCCCTGGTGGCCCCCCAGTGGGTCCTCACGGCCGCCCACTGCTTCCAGGC GAGCCGCGACCCCCGCGACTACTCGGTCCTCCTCGGGGCGCGGGAGCTGTCGGGGGCCCCCGCGGGGGTGTCGGTGCCGCTGAGGCGCCTGGTGCCCCACGAGGCCTACGCCGGGGAGGCCACCAGCGGGGACATCGCCTTGGCCCAGTTGGCCCGGCCCGTGGCCTTCAGCCGCTCCGTCCTCCCCGTCTGCCTCCCCGGCCCCGGGCTCCGCTTCCCCCCCGGCACCCGCTGCGTGGCCACCGGCTGGGGGGACGTCCAGGAGGGAG aGGACCTGCCGTCGCCGCGGCGGCTGCAGAAGCTGGAGGTGCCGCTGTTGGCCCAGAGCACGTGCCGGCGCCTCTACGGGCTCGACATGGGCCCCGGGCTGCCCCCCCGGCGCATCCAGGACGACATGATCTGCGCCGGCTACGCCGACGGCCGCAAGGACACCTGCAAG GGCGACTCGGGCGGCCCCCTGGTGTGCCGCTGGGGCCCGCGCTGGGTGGTGGCCGGCGTCGTCAGCTGGGGGGAGGGCTGCGCCGTCCCCAACCGGCCCGGGGTCTACACCCGCGTCAGCGCCTACGCCCGCTGGATCCGCCgccgcgccccccgcgccgcctTCCTGCCCCCCCCGGGGCCCTGA
- the HIRIP3 gene encoding HIRA-interacting protein 3 produces the protein MGQRDGSMGQEGSYGAETWIYGAERLPALLKMAPATQNTAPSRPSQDGATEPPGLPKMAAGSGCGGAGSAGGCGKVGDPALRQTPPHPHPPPKARIGVKKRKMESEEEEEPRSAGVKGRGSGAGGGEGGKPCGNEVGRGEMGAGREETETGVKIGVKKREIGAGGGKNQKSLKIEGKKGEIEREEEEEEEEEEEEEEEEEEEEEELLRKNGVKKGKIGAEGGKNKKFVKTEGKKGKIESEEEDESEEEEEEEEEEEEEELLRKNGGKKGKIESEEEEEEEEEKLPRKNGVKRGKVGAEGEKNKKSVKIEGKKGKIESEEEEEEEEEEEEEEEELPRKNGVKRGKTGAEGEKNKKSMKIEGKKGKIESEEEDESEEEEEEEEEEELPRKNGVKRGKIGAEGEKNKKSGKIEGKKEKIEGKKGKIEREEEEEEEEEEEEEEEELPRKNGVKRGKIGAEGEKNKKSGKIEGKKGKIEGKKGKIESEEEDESEEEEEEEEEEEEEEEEEEEEELLRKNGVKRGKNGAEGGKNKKSGKIEGKKGKIESEEEDESEEEERKAPPPRNGGGKRKNGGKRRKMESEEEEEEELRWENGGKRGKMGSEGGNNKKIVRNGVKKRRIGSEEEEEEDGSEEEDGSEEEDGSEEEEEEKEKPARKNEVKKDKIGSGTKQQKKALEIMRKKGKMESEEEEEEEEEEEEEELSRKTEGKKGKIGSEKKTGANNEVKTGKNGTEGQKKGGKRREMASEEEEEEEEERPARKNEGKRSKIGTESEKNSSKIGGGKRKMESEEEEEEEEEEEEEEEEERPAGTSSSDSEDERPLAEWVKKQPDRAKPARKRRRRESSGSESGEKPPPRKVSGDPPAVRRLKRCLWACGVRPNYKRLLGGCRSRRQKLEVLRGELRALGLNGTPTLSRCRRLRRRREEAAELAALDVANIIVTSGRPRRGCAPRSPPKPAPPPRRLVPAPRHRQLRHRLTPF, from the exons atggggcagagagatggatctatggggcaggaggggagctatggggcagagaCGTGGATCTATGGGGCGGAGCGCCTGCCCGCCCTTCTCAAGATGGCACCGGCCACGCAGAACACGGCGCCTTCCCGCCCTTCTCAAGATGGCGCCACCGAGCCGCCGGGCCTCCCCAAAATGGCGGCCGGAAGCGGCTGTGGCGGCGCGGGAAGCGCGGGGGGTTGTGGGAAAGTGGGGGACCCCGCGCTGAGACAAACGCcgccccacccccaccccccccccaaagcaCGAATTGGggttaaaaagaggaaaatggagagcgaggaggaggaggaaccgCGGAGCGCGGGGGTGAAAGGccgggggagcggggctgggggcggggaggggggaaaaccCTGCGGGAACGAGGTGGGAAGGGGAGAAATGGGGGCCGGGCGGGAGGAGACGGAAACCGGCGTGAAAATTGGGGTGAAAAAGCGAGAaattggggctgggggggggaagaaCCAAAAATCCCTGaaaattgaggggaaaaagggtgAAAttgagagggaggaggaggaggaggaagaagaggaggaggaggaggaggaagaagaagaggaggaggaggaggagctgctgaggaaaaatggggtgaaaaaggggaaaattggggctgagggggggaaGAACAAAAAATTCGTGaaaactgaggggaaaaagggtaaaattgagagtgaggaggaagatgagagtgaggaagaggaggaggaggaagaggaggaggaggaagaggagctgctgaggaaaaatggg gggaaaaagggtaaaattgagagtgaggaagaggaggaggaagaagaagagaagctgCCGAGGaaaaatggggtgaaaagggggaaagttggggctgagggggagaagaacaaaaaatccGTGaaaattgaggggaaaaagggtaaaattgagagtgaggaggaggaggaggaggaggaggaggaagaggaggaggaagaggagctgccGAGGaaaaatggggtgaaaagggggaaaactggggctgagggggaaaagaacaaaaaatccatgaaaattgaggggaaaaagggtaaaattgagagtgaggaggaagatgagagcgaggaagaggaagaagaggaggaggaagaggagctgccGAGGAAAAATGGGgtgaaaagagggaaaattggggctgagggggagaagaacaaaaaatctGGGaaaattgaggggaaaaaggagaaaattgaggggaaaaagggtaaaattgagagagaggaggaggaagaagaggaggaggaagaagaggaggaggaagaggagctgccGAGGAAAAATGGGgtgaaaagagggaaaattggggctgagggggagaagaacaaaaaatccGGGaaaattgaggggaaaaaggggaaaattgaggggaaaaagggtaaaattgagagtgaggaggaagatgagagcgaggaagaggaggaggaagaagaggaagaggaggaggaggaagaagaggaggaggaagaggagctgctgaggaaaaacggggtgaaaagggggaaaaatggggctgagggggggaaGAACAAAAAATCTGGGaaaattgaggggaaaaagggtaAAATTGAGAGCGAGGAGGAAGATGAGAgcgaggaagaggagaggaaggcgCCGCCTCCCAGAaatggggggggaaagaggaaaaatggggggaaaagaaggaaaatggagagtgaggaggaggaggaggaagagctgaggtgggaaaatggggggaaaagggggaaaatggggagcgAGGggggaaataataaaaaaattgtgaGAAATGGGGTGAAAAAGCGTAGAATTgggagtgaggaggaggaggaggaagatggaagtgaggaagaagatggaagtgaggaagaagatggaagtgaggaagaggaggaggaaaaggagaagccAGCAAGGAAAAACGAGGTGAAAAAGGATAAAATTGGGAGTGGGaccaaacagcaaaaaaaggcGCTGGAAATTATGAGGAAAAAGGGTAAAATGGagagtgaggaggaggaagaggaggaggaagaggaagaggaggaggaactgaGCCGGaaaactgaggggaaaaagggaaaaattggGAGTGAGAAGAAAACGGGCGCGAACAATGAGGTGAAAACGGGGAAAAACGGGACGGAGGgtcaaaaaaaagggggaaaaaggagggaaatggcgagtgaggaagaggaagaggaggaggaagagcgtCCAGCGCGAAAAAACgaggggaaaaggagcaaaATTGGGACTGAGAGCGAGAAAAACTCCTCGAAAATTGGcggaggaaagaggaaaatggagagtgaggaagaggaggaggaagaggaggaggaagaggaagaggaggaggaagagcgtCCGGCGGGAACATCCAGCAGCGACTCGGAGGACGAGCGGCCGCTGGCGGAATGGGTGAAAAAGCAGCCGGATCGGGCAAAACCcgcgaggaagaggaggaggcgAGAGTCGTCCGGGAGCGAGAGCGGCGAGAAGCCTCCTCCCCGCAAG GTTTCGGGGGACCCCCCCGCCGTGCGGCGCCTCAAGCGCTGCCTGTGGGCGTGCGGCGTGCGCCCCAACTACAAGCGGCTGCTCGGGGGGTGTCGGAGCCGCCGCCAGAAACTCGAGGTGCTGCGGGGGGAGCTGCGTGCCCTCGGCCTCAacg gcACCCCGACTCTTTCTCGGTGTCGCCGCCTGCGCCGCCGCAGGGAGGAGGCGGCTGAGCTGGCAGCGCTGGACGTGGCCAACATCATCGTCACCTCAG gccgcccccgccgcggctgcgccccccgcagccccccaaaacccgcgCCCCCCCCGCGTCGACTGGTCCCAGCTCCGCGGCATCGTCAGCTCCGACACCGACTGACTCCATTTTGA
- the PAGR1 gene encoding PAXIP1-associated glutamate-rich protein 1, with product MEASSASEVTSGLRSLAVAEAAPLPESQPARPEEEPEPRHEEDEEEDEEDADEEWGVGGSDGEGEAWLPPPDAIRRLYELLGAGQAPPLLQAPRPRRDPTPEPRGAEEDPGADPQPHSDREEEAKPPVPTEFDFEDEPAPPKSSLIDRRRAPGPPSRGQKREARLDKVLSDMKRHKKLEEQILRTGRDLFQLEEGEEDPKTSPPAPQKRPPGIFLRQRKY from the exons ATGGAGGCGTCGTCGGCGTCCGAGGTGACGTCGGGGCTTCGCTCGCTGGCGGTGGCCGAGGCGGCGCCGCTGCCCGAATCTCAACCCGCGAGGCCCGAGGAGGAGCCGGAGCCGCGGCacgaggaggacgaggaggaggacgaggaggacgCCGACGAGGAGTGGGGCGTGGGGGGCAGCGACGGCGAGGGGGAGGCCTGGCTGCCGCCCCCCGACGCCATCAGGCGCCTCTACGAGCTGCTGGGCGCGGGGCAGGCGCCCCCCCTGCTCCAGGCCCCGAGGCCGCGGAGGGACCCCACGCCCGAGCCCCGCGGCGCCGAGGAGGACCCCGGCGccgacccccagccccacagcgacCGCGAGGAGGAGGCCaa accccccgtCCCCACCGAGTTCGACTTCGAGGACGAGCCGGCGCCCCCCAAAAGCTCCCTCATCGACCGCCGCCGCGCCCCAG GGCCGCCGTCGCGGGGCCAGAAGCGGGAGGCGCGTCTGGACAAGGTTTTATCGGACATGAAGCGTCACAAGAAGCTGGAGGAGCAAATCTTGAGGACGGGGCGCGACCTCTTCCAGctggaagaaggggaggaggaccccaaaaccagcccccccgccccccaaaaaCGACCCCCCGGCATCTTCCTGCGTCAACGCAAGTattaa